The Clostridium sp. DL-VIII DNA window GATCCGGCGCTTAGAAGGCCAGGAAGATTTGATAGAGAAATTGAAGTTGGTATACCGGATAAAAATAGCAGATTGAAGATTTTAAATGTTCATACTAGAGATATGCCCCTTAGTGAAACCGTTGAATTAGACAAACTGGCAGAATTAACTCATGGATTCGTTGGCGCTGATTTGCAGGCTTTATGCAGGGAAGCAGCCATGACAGCTCTTAGAAAAATTTTTCCTCAAATAGACTTTTCTACTTCTAATATACCATATGATAAGATTTCAACTTTAAAAGTAACTATGGATGATTTCTATAAATCTCTTCAAGATATTGAGCCTTCAGCTATAAGAGAAGTTTTTGTAGATATACCAAATGTAAGATTTGATGATATAGGAGGCTTACAGAACATAAAGGATGAAATAACCAGATCAATTGTATGGCCAACTCAATATGAAGAGTTATATAAGAAATTTGGATGCAGAGCTCCTAAAGGGATTATTTTTCATGGACTACCTGGTACTGGAAAGACACTTATGGCAAAGGCTATTGCATCTTTGAATAATGCAAATTTTATTTCAGTAAAAGGTCCTGAACTCTTATCAAAGTGGGTAGGCGAATCAGAAAAAGGGTTAAGAGAGATTTTTAAAAAGGCAAAACAAGCAGCACCTTGTGTCATTTTTTTTGATGAGATAGATTCTATTGTGCCAGCAAGGGGAAGAGTATCAGATGGAAGTGCTACTGAAAGAATGCTTTGTCAAATGCTAACAGAAATAGATGGAGTAGAAGACTTAAACGGTGTTTTAATATTAGGAGCTACAAACAGACTAGATATAATTGATCCGGCATTATTAAGACCTGGAAGATTTGGGATGACTTTAGAGTTTAAAGAACCAACTCTTGAGGAAAGAATAGAAATACTTAAAATTCATTTAAAGGGAAAGCCAATTGCTGATGATGTTGATCTAATTGAACTTGCAGAGGCCACTGACGGCTTTACAGGTGCAGATATAATGGAAATATGCCAAAAAGCGGCTTTAGAAGCTTTAGCAGATTATATATATAATGTTGAAACTGATGATTCAAATGAAAAACCAGCAGTCATTAAATATGTACATTTTAAAAATATAATCAAAAGTAGGTGATTAAATGACAGCATTTGGAAAGTATATCTATTGCTTTATTAAAGAAAAGGAAAAGGTGAATTTTGGAAATTCAAAACTAGGGAATTTAAATGCACCTGTTTATACAATTCCATATAAAGAAATATCTGCGGTTGTGAGTGAAGTTCCAATAATTGATTATGATCCAACTAGAAAGAATATATTGGCTTATGAAGAGATTATAATTAGAGTTATGAAAGAGCACACTATTCTTCCGGTTGCTTTTGGAACAGTTGGGAATAGCAAGAAAGATGTAGAAAATATTATAAGTAATAATTATAATAAATTTCAAGAACACTTAGAGTTTTTTAAGGATAAAATGGAAGTTGGACTTACGATAAAATGGAGTAATGATTATTTTAATGATGATATAGAAACCGAGGAAATAAAAAAATTAAAGAAGATTGTTGAAGGAAAAGATGAAAATAAAGTATTAAACGAAAAGATACAATTAGGAAGATTAGTTCAGGAGTCAATATTCTCAAAACGTAAAGAGTATAATGATAGTATTTATGAGCCTTTAAAAAAATTAAGTGCAAACAGTAATATTAAAGATAAACTTCCTATTAAGACTGTACTTATTTCTTATTTTTTAATCAATAAATCTATGGAAGATGATTTTGATAAAAAAGTTGAGGCCTTAGCGGATAAATATAAGGA harbors:
- a CDS encoding CDC48 family AAA ATPase, coding for MSDNENKYTLKVAEALVKDVGKAIVRIDPKDIIKIGAAIGDIVKLTGKNIAVARVLPIHQQYKGQGLVQMDGILRKNAGVGVDENIEIELVSSKNANVIELSSISKKSNTLNNEDLKHIKNAMEGIPVFKGNTLRVKLLGYSYQDYTVISTEPEGAVTINEATILKVKKEGIIRKENGVSYEDIGGLESQIEKIREMIELPLKYPEVFDRLGIEAPRGVLLYGSPGTGKTLIARAVANETNVFFIHVNGPEIVNKYYGESEAKLREIFENASNNAPSIIFLDEIDAISPKRENSNGDVEKRIVAQLLALMDGLKDRGQVIVIGATNLPNSIDPALRRPGRFDREIEVGIPDKNSRLKILNVHTRDMPLSETVELDKLAELTHGFVGADLQALCREAAMTALRKIFPQIDFSTSNIPYDKISTLKVTMDDFYKSLQDIEPSAIREVFVDIPNVRFDDIGGLQNIKDEITRSIVWPTQYEELYKKFGCRAPKGIIFHGLPGTGKTLMAKAIASLNNANFISVKGPELLSKWVGESEKGLREIFKKAKQAAPCVIFFDEIDSIVPARGRVSDGSATERMLCQMLTEIDGVEDLNGVLILGATNRLDIIDPALLRPGRFGMTLEFKEPTLEERIEILKIHLKGKPIADDVDLIELAEATDGFTGADIMEICQKAALEALADYIYNVETDDSNEKPAVIKYVHFKNIIKSR
- a CDS encoding GvpL/GvpF family gas vesicle protein: MTAFGKYIYCFIKEKEKVNFGNSKLGNLNAPVYTIPYKEISAVVSEVPIIDYDPTRKNILAYEEIIIRVMKEHTILPVAFGTVGNSKKDVENIISNNYNKFQEHLEFFKDKMEVGLTIKWSNDYFNDDIETEEIKKLKKIVEGKDENKVLNEKIQLGRLVQESIFSKRKEYNDSIYEPLKKLSANSNIKDKLPIKTVLISYFLINKSMEDDFDKKVEALADKYKDKLLFNYTGPWPPYNFVDISINMS